In Rhodamnia argentea isolate NSW1041297 chromosome 11, ASM2092103v1, whole genome shotgun sequence, one genomic interval encodes:
- the LOC115735960 gene encoding protein ALP1-like codes for MESRKLAALLSCLVSEIMLLLLLLFPSSSPLSLTSNPSSFSPHGFDSFANLFPLIAHFLSHHEIAASLSPRPVSRKRKRTRSPEPDSGPACEDQTDDSDSELGGRPSGRRRVGLGPARSPDSFVSSFKMTSSTFEWLAGLLEPLLDCRDPVGSPLNLSPELRLGVGLFRLATGSDHSDVARQFGVSESASRFCTKQLCRVLCTNFRFWAGFPSPGELEFVSRGFESLTGLPNCCGVIDCARFEILTDCGPNDTVAAQIVVDSTSRILSVIAGFRGDKARSRVLWLSSLFKDIEEDRLLNLPPVDVKGVNVNPYLIGDVGYPLLPWLIVPFANATTGSCEACFNVAHSLMLMPALKTIASLRNWGVLSRPIKEDSRTAVAYVGACSILHNALLMREDYSALCTELGDTSLHDHQTHHLVDAGWEVSSGKGLVLRDALAALAKDFHDQSHSFSGQLFSAFAA; via the coding sequence atGGAATCAAGAAAATTGGCAGCTTTACTGTCTTGTCTCGTCTCCGAGATCATgctgctgctcctcctcctcttcccttcTTCGAGCCCCCTCTCTCTGACTTCGAATCCCAGTTCTTTCTCTCCCCACGGCTTCGACTCGTTCGCAAATCTCTTCCCTTTGATCGCCCATTTCCTCTCTCACCACGAGATCGCCGCCTCCTTGTCTCCGCGACCCGTTTCGAGGAAAAGGAAGAGGACCCGGTCTCCAGAGCCGGACTCTGGGCCCGCTTGTGAGGATCAGACGGACGACTCCGACTCGGAGCTCGGAGGCCGACCCAGTGGCCGCCGCCGAGTCGGGCTCGGTCCGGCTCGGAGTCCCGATTCGTTCGTGAGCTCTTTCAAGATGACGTCTTCCACCTTCGAGTGGCTCGCGGGCCTGCTCGAGCCGTTGCTGGATTGTCGCGACCCGGTTGGGTCGCCGCTGAACCTGTCGCCAGAGCTCCGCCTCGGGGTCGGGCTTTTCCGGCTGGCCACCGGCAGTGACCACTCTGACGTGGCTCGCCAGTTTGGAGTCTCTGAGTCGGCCTCTCGGTTTTGCACCAAGCAGTTGTGCCGAGTCCTGTGCACCAATTTCCGGTTCTGGGCAGGTTTCCCGAGCCCGGGCGAGCTCGAATTCGTGTCAAGGGGGTTCGAGTCGCTGACTGGGTTGCCGAATTGCTGCGGTGTGATTGATTGTGCAAGATTTGAGATCCTCACCGATTGCGGGCCTAATGATACTGTCGCGGCGCAAATAGTCGTTGACTCCACCTCAAGAATTCTGAGTGTCATTGCAGGATTTCGCGGTGATAAGGCCCGGTCACGAGTTCTTTGGCTATCGAGTTTGTTCAAAGACATCGAGGAAGATAGGTTACTGAATTTGCCTCCTGTGGATGTTAAGGGGGTCAATGTGAACCCGTATTTAATTGGAGATGTAGGGTACCCTCTGCTTCCTTGGTTGATCGTGCCTTTTGCGAATGCCACGACAGGATCATGTGAGGCTTGTTTCAATGTAGCGCATAGTTTGATGCTTATGCCTGCCCTTAAAACTATCGCTAGTCTCAGGAATTGGGGTGTTTTAAGCAGGCCGATTAAAGAGGATTCTAGGACCGCAGTTGCTTATGTAGGCGCTTGTTCGATTCTTCATAACGCCCTGCTAATGAGGGAGGACTATTCGGCATTGTGTACTGAGTTAGGAGATACTTCATTGCACGATCATCAGACACACCATCTTGTGGATGCTGGTTGGGAGGTAAGTTCTGGAAAAGGTCTGGTTCTGCGAGATGCATTGGCCGCACTAGCAAAGGATTTCCACGACCAGAGCCATTCATTTAGTGGCCAGTTGTTCAGTGCATTTGCAGCTTGA